The Triticum aestivum cultivar Chinese Spring unplaced genomic scaffold, IWGSC CS RefSeq v2.1 scaffold185681, whole genome shotgun sequence genome window below encodes:
- the LOC123172740 gene encoding uncharacterized protein, protein MSTQDGEMSATLHHRPRSPLEDEDLLPEILLRLPPQPSSLPRASAVCKRWLRLVSNRGFLRRYRRHHRRSPPLLGFFRNDLRGISYTPAMEAPDLVPADRFSVHLHDAGCRFRLLSCRHGLVLISHSLRNQVLVWDPVTGDQHRIAAPLGFDMNSTPMDGAVLRAAAGRAFHLLAAPWG, encoded by the coding sequence atgAGCACGCAGGACGGCGAGATGTCGGCCACCCTCCACCACCGCCCCCGCTCGCCGCTGGAAGACGAGGATCTGCTCcccgagatcctcctccgcctcccgccgcagcCGTCCTCTCTCCCCCGCGCCTCCGCCGTCTGCAAGCGCTGGCTCCGCCTCGTCTCCAACCGCGGCTTCCTCCGCCGCTACCGTCGACACCACCGCCGCAGCCCTCCCCTCCTCGGTTTCTTCCGCAACGACCTGCGAGGTATCTCCTACACGCCTGCCATGGAGGCCCCCGATCTTGTTCCCGCCGACCGCTTCTCCGTGCATCTCCACGACGCCGGCTGCCGCTTCCGTCTCCTCAGCTGCCGCCACGGCCTCGTGCTCATCTCCCACTCGTTGCGGAACCAGGTCCTGGTGTGGGACCCCGTCACCGGCGACCAGCACCGCATTGCCGCTCCCCTGGGGTTCGACATGAACAGTACCCCGATGGACGGGGCGGTGCTTCGCGCTGCTGCTGGTCGGGCATTCCATTTACTGGCTGCTCCCTGGGGATGA